The Xiphophorus hellerii strain 12219 chromosome 6, Xiphophorus_hellerii-4.1, whole genome shotgun sequence genomic interval GGTCTGTAGGAAGGAGCTATACAAAGCCATTTATCATAATGTGGTTCTGAGTAGTCCGGTACCAAGAGGTTCTGCGGATCAGTACCACCCTCTTGATGTTTCCAGTCAGTAGCAGGTTCTGGACCGCCATCCCACCCTAATATTTCTCTGGTTCTGCTTCTGACCCATGGTTCTGGAAACCCAGTCCGACCTctgaaggttttgttttatttctgattccTGATATGATTTCAATATAATAAACTTTACCTGGAAataagttctggttctgactcggAAGGTCCAGCAGAAAATTTCTAGAGAGGTGAAGGGTCCTGATAAGAACAGCTGATCCAACTGTTGATCAACCAGCTCCAGGTCATCTGTGAACAGAACCCATAAGATCGGGTCAGCGGTCCGGTTGCTGGTCTCTTGAGTTGATCCAAGGTCTGGTTCTGTCCCCAGGTGTGATGCAGCAGACATGTCCCTTCAGGCCACGCTGCGGGACCGGATCAGCTCGGCCCAGGCGCTGCTGCAGCGGGCGGAGCATCTTTGTCCGGGGGTCGAAGGTCACCAGAAGCTGTGCGGCAAGCTGCGGTCCGAGCTGCGCTTCCTGCGGCGGGTGGAGGCCGGAGAGCTGCAGGTGAAGGAGTCTCACCTGCACAGCACCAACCTCACCCACCTTACTGCCATCGTGGACTCAGCGCAGGACTTGGAGGACGTTGTGGCATTGTTGCACGTCTTCAGCTACCGGGACGCCGCCGGACGCCGCCGCACACTTGTGGTGGACGTGGTGGCAGACGCGGGACTCACCTGGGTGAAGGCGGTGGGCCGCAAGGCGGAGGCGCTGCACAACATCTGGCAGGGGCGGGGCCAGTACGGAGACAAGAGCGTGGTGCGGCAGGCGGAGGACTTCCTGTTGGCCAGCCGCCAGCTGCCCGTCAACTACCGCCACCCCCGCGTCGTATTCGCCTTCTACAACGGCTTGTCCAGCCCCATGGCCGACCGGCTGCGGCACCTGGGCGTGGCGGTGAGGGGTGACATCGTGGCTGTGagggtggaggaagaggaggagaaggatgaggaagaagtggaggaagaggaggagaaggatgaggaagaagtggaggaagaggaggagaaggatgaggaagaagtggaggaagaggaagaggaggccgaCCCAGATGACCCAGAGGGGGAGCTGGCGTCTGGCTTGACCCGGGTGCAGCGTGGCACGGTGCTGGCTCACCTGGCATTcccgctgccgccgccgccgccagaGGAGTGTGGGCGGGTCAACCTGGACATCACCACGCTCATCGCCTACGTGTCGGCGCTCAGCCACGGCCGCTGCCACTTCAGCTTCCGGGAGCCAGTTCTGACAGAGCAGGCTGCCCAGGAGCGCCGGTGGCCGGTTCTGCCCAGCCTCGATGCCTTCATGGCGGGCAAGCAGCTGTTTGCCTGCCGTGCTGCCGTGACCGACTTCCGCGCCATCCTGGACACGCTGGGCGGGCCGGGCGAGAAGGAGCGCGCTCAGACGTTGCTGGCCCGCCTGCACCTGGTGGATGACCAGCCGTCGGAGCGCAGCCGCCGCCTCACGCCCAGCGCCAAGGTCAACCGCCGGTCGCTCGCCATCTTTGGTACCGGAGATTTCCTGAGAGCCGTCACCATGACAGCCAACAGCTGCTTCGTCAGGGCGGCCGCCAATCAGGGCGTCCGCTACAGTGTGTTCATCCACCAACCCAGAGCGCTGACTGAAGGCAAGGAGTGGAGGGCCACGCCCATCTGAAGAGGCCACGCCCACCTTCACCGGGGCTGATGGGGGTTGTCGTTTCTAAACTGTTTGGAATGTGATTGGTCAACTGAGATCTGCATGTTTCTGTTCAAATTAGATCAATAAAGATTTAGTTTACATGTCACAGGAAGTCACCTGGATTCAgtcctttcagaataaaagtcaGTTTTAGCATTATGATTTGGAGTGAAAACAGGTtctgattctgtttgttttcatctcgACCCTGTAAGCATCCTCACGTACCAGGCATTTGTTTCACCTAATGTCCAGGGTTGCTGTGGAACCGCTTTCAGGTGTGTGCAGGTCCCACCTGCTGTAGCTCACCATCATGGACGACCTATGGGTCCTCCCCACTTGATAAAATGCTATGAAGCTACAGGACAGTTAGTTTTTTTCAGGTGTTTTCTTCTTGGAACCGATGTATTTCTCTCCAGATATGAGACTagctttcaataaaaaaaaagtttaaatcattatttttaaagctgttgtCGCTGCTTAGGGTTATATTCTGTTCAGATCCAGCGCCCTCACCAAGATGGCGCTGATCAGCAGCAGCCAGGAGGTAACTTCCGGCTTCTTAGTGTGGCGGTCTTGAAGCGGAAGTGACGTGCCCAGTTTGGCCGCTGTTAGCTTGTTAGTTTGTGGTTCTGAATGTAAAATGGTTCTGGGCTCGGTTCTGCTGTAACATGCCTCTGGTTGGACCGGAAGCGGAGCAACATGCTCTGACGGAGGTGAGAgcaaactttattgaacaaaccGAACCGGTTCCAAGTTCAGGCTTGTTGCTAACAGAACCTCCTCCTCCGGCCAGTGTCGGTACCGGTACCCCACAGAGACTCTGAAGGACCTGCAATCGGTCCGGGCTCGGTTCCGAGACCTGCGGCTGTTTGTGGACTTTTActgtgagtaaaaaaaaactaaagttaattCAGTTTAATGAGGGCAGCAGTTAATCACAGCGAACGGCAGGGGGCGCAGGAGAGCAGACTCGCTGCGCTTTATTCACAAGCTTTCAGACTAGATCCGAGATTCTAAACCGTTTCTGTCCGGTTCCGGATCAGAACCTCAGTACCTGTAGAGGGGCTGAGACTGCAGGAAACCGGGTCCGGTGCGGGTCTAGAGGTTCTTGATCCTGTTGGGCCAGACCGGATTGTCTGTCCTGAACCTTTAAACCAAAACGTATTCACACCCTGCAGCTTCAAAATGCCCTTCCAGTTTGACCTTCACATTTCTTTGGAGCGTTTCTGGAGCGGACCGGCTGGAGCCCAGACCAGAACTTGTTACACTCAGAGCTCCAGATTAAGGTGATGATGCAGAGGGACCCCATCAGGGTGTGATTACTTTCAGGGAGATTTTCCAAGGATCAGATGTTTCTCTGGCTTATCTGCCAGGAACCTCTTCTAGCTGAAAGGTGCGGCAGAAATACTTTCTCTGCCTGTCAGTTGTTGGGACTcgcgtaaccatggcaacctcTGCAACGGTCTCATGTCCCTCCATGAGTTCATGACCTTTAGCAGGCTGGCCAGTTTCCATGACAACCAGGCTCCAAGTCGACCCGTTTCTATCTCGGTTCTGAACCGACACGAGCTGAACTGCTGCTCTCTGGTTCTGTGATTCTGAACCACACAATTTCTGGCCCGGCTGTGGTCCGTTGGGTGGATCAGCTCGGTGCGGCCCGGTTCCAacggtttggatcagaaccgatGTTCTTGTGTTTCGCAGGTTTTCCAAACAAGGAGACGAGGAAGCTGCTGCACCTGTCGGGAACGCTCCCTGTCCTCTACCAAGGTCAGGCTGTCGGCCATCTTGGCTCTGCGGGTTCCGGTCTGGACCTGTTTCTCAGCCCGGTTCTGGTGTCTCCACAGGAAGTGCCTACAACATCCCGGTGTGCGTCTGGCTGCACGAGACCCACCCGCTGTCACACCCGCGCTGTGTCGTCTGTCCCTCCGTCGCCATGGTGATCAACCCATCCTGTCCTCACGTAGATTCCTCCGGTACTGTCAGTGTGGACGGGCTGCGGAACTGGACTCCTGTAAGCCTACtgtctgacccctgacccctgacccGCGAGGCTAAGGGCTCAGCGATGTCACTTCCTCCCAGGGTGTGTCCAACCTGACGCTTCTGCTGTCAGAGATGAGGCTGGCCTTCCAGAAGGACACGCCCCTTTATGCCAGGAGTGTGGATCAAGCTCCGCCCCCTGCAGGACTCAGGTGTGTTCCTTACAGGCCGGGTGTAGGTAGAACCTAGCCGGTTCTGACTGGGTTTTATTAAGTGGTGTAAAGGTATCAGAACCAGGTCCAGGTTCTGATAGTGGTTCTGACCAGCCCGTGCCCTTTAGACATGGTTCTTgaggttctggtggttctgatggAGGTTCTAATGGaagttctggtggttctgatggAGATTCTGGTGGAAGTTCTGGTGATTCTGGtggaggttctgatggttctaaTGGAGGCTCTGGTGGAGGTTCTGGTCATCTTAATTCTCTTATTCAGGAttctgggtcagaggtcagaggtcatatAGACGTCCTGGTTGGGGACAGTCCTGGTGATGCGTCTCCATGGTGACGGCACCGGTTCTGATCTGGCTTTGTCTCCTCTTCCTGTAGCTCCTccccttcctcccagcagcccCAGAGCCCCGCCCATGGCCCCGCCCACCTGACTGAAGGTAAGCCACTCCATCTTAGAAGGAGggtgttgcctagcaacaacagGAGGTCTACCCCATAGGGGGCGCCACACCCAGTGTGAAAACATAGAACAGCATGGGTGTGATTGCTTTCAGAGGTCTTTTGAGTTACCATGGTGATGTAATTGGCCAATACCAGTTTCTCATGTGAGAGCTGATTGAGCGTTTCCAGACTAAGCCCCTCCCCTTCTGCTGCAGCCAGCCAATGGGAACAGGATGGCGTCAGGACATCGTACACCGAGGAGCTGAAAGGGATCGACTTCGGGGCTCCGCCCTCCTCTGGCGGCGCCAACACTTTCCTGAGCCCCTGCCCTCCAGGTGAGATGGGAGTTATAAACCCCGCCCCTGTTAAGTAGCGTTGGTTCTGTTCAGGACGGGCTGCAGCTAAGCAGGTTCTGAACTCATACCTCAGGTTCTGATTTTGACCCGTCTGTTGCGGATCCCGTCCGCCCTGCAGGTGCGCCCCCCACCGAGCCCCTCAACAGAATGATGGGAGCTTTGAGGCTGGATGGAGGCAGGCGGTCAGAACCGAACCTACGTGGTTCTGGAGATCAGAGTCCAGCAGCCGAAGCCGACCTGAGGAAGGTGAGGACGGGTTTTACCTCAGCAGTGTTTCCCTTGGGGCGGGGGCCTTTTTGGGGTATGCAGATTGATCGGCCCCGCACGGTTAACAGGACCTGCATGTGAAACCACAAGGCTGAGTCGGCCTGCTGTTGACAACTTTGCAACTTTTGTACTAAATTTAGTCCAGAAACAAATCAGTAATGGCTAAAATCAGTCAGGATTTTTAAATATCGGtcatcggccagaaaactgaagTCAGTGCAATGCTACTTTATTTCAATGACAGCAATCAGTCTGTAGAACAACTGAGTAATGACCATTAATACAAACAGAGTCTACACCAGGggggcccaaagtgggtccctgaggcccggcatcctgcatgttttagtctgtctggtttaacgcacctggatccaatgatggatCATTAGAGGCCAAAGAAGAACATGGACCTGCTGagaaggttgttggtaccagggagagactaaaacatgcaggatgccgggcctccaggacccactcTGGGCTCCCCTGGTctacaccatgttccaaattattatgcaaattggattcaagtgtcataaagatttaatttttatatataaaaatagctATTAAATTCATAGATGGTTTTGTGTCTCAGGGCTCTTTGAGTCTCTGTACTTAATTTCAGAGatctgggttgattagtttgtcaggtgagctcaattaaaggaaatctacttaaaaACTTGGCCAGTGTCCATTATGACGCTTTTATTGGGCAGCCTAGAGCGCCCCCTGTTGATTGACACGCATTTGACCAATAATGTTATGAAATGGCAATTTCCGAGCCAATAATATCCAGAGCGACTTGAGCTTGTTTTGTCATGCCTGTATtctttctggaatatttctgactGGTCAAACTCGGAAACTAAAATGTTCTCTATTCACCATGTTCTGTTTATATATCGCTTCATTAATCTACCTTTATCTGCTGTTGCATCTATTGCTCTCTAAGCAGAGCAGTTATGTATTTCCTTACCAATCTCAGACTCAAACATCCAGGCAGAGGGGGTCCGTCCCTCTGATGGCCAAGCGGGTTTTACTGGGTGATGATgggatttctgctgtttctaCAGAAGATTCCTCCAGAGGAACTGGGAAGACGAGAGTTCCTCCTGCTGCTACTTAAAGAGAGCAAACTGCTGCCATCAAAATTAAACTcgacacatttaaaaaagtgGAGATATCTCTCCCTGCTTTGCAGCTTTTAGCGACTGTTTTACTGTGTCTCTCTGTCTGCCGCCAGGACTGCATGTTCATCGGTGCAGCGACTCCATTCAGTGACTCGCCATTTGATCGATCACAGAGGAGACAGCTAAACCACATTTTGGTTTAGCTGTCAAGCTTTTGAAAGCTTGTCATGAACTAGTGCTAGCCAATTTAGCGGTGTGGCTCAGCCGGTGCTAACTGAGTTAGCGGTTACGGCCTGGAGCGCGCTCAGTTCAGTGTGTTAGCTATTAGCTTAAGAGTGCTGAAAGTAGACAAGCCGCCATGTTGGCTCACAAACAGATGAGGATGTGATCTGCTGACCACAGCTGGGTTCTAGTTCTGATCGTCGGGTCCCAGGTTAGGATTGTCCTCCTGATGGGGGAGTTTCTGGAAGTATTACATGACCCTTATCTgggtggttctgacccagaacTGGGTCACCTGGTGGGAACCTAGACAGTTCTGCCTCTGGGTCCATCCAGGTGTTCATCTGGAGGCGGGGCCAGCTCATCTCAGCTGATGTGTCCCCCAGGTGTCGGCCCACCTGTCTCCAGACCGGGCCGCCGTCTTCATGGCTCTGATCACCATGACTGGGCGGAGCTTCAGCACTGATGATGTCATAGAGGCGGTTCAGCATAATCCAGATCTCCCTTCAGCGCTGAAGTTCCTGACGCACACCTGTCCGATCTGTCGTGACCAGGTGTCCTTCAGCAAGGTGACTGTCtcagccagccaatcagaggacagACACCGCTCTACTTCCTGTTAGCTCTTCATCTCTGCTTGTTTTCTGCAGATCATCACCATGACCCACTGCTCCTGCTTCTTGTGTCAGAGctgcttcacttcctgtttctccgTCGCCATCAAGGAGCGCGCCGTCCACCAGCTCACCTGTCCGCAGTGCGGCCAACCAGAGATCAGGAGCCAGGGGGCGCTAGAGGAGTCCATGGACTACTTTAACCTGCTGGACACACAGGTGAGTCAGTGAGGTGAGTCAGTCAGGTGAGTGAGAGCTCCTGGGAGTCCTGACATTCGTTGTGCTTCCAGATCCGTCACTTCCTGCCTCCTGACATCCATGAACTCTTCCAGAGGAAACTCCGGGACCGAGCCCTGCAGGAGATGCCCCGGTTCTGCTGGTGCGCTCACGTAAGAACCTCACTGGGCCTGATTCCGGTTCTGGTGAGACCATTAGGGTCAGAACCTCGGCAGGTTGTTTGTTGCTTCAGCGTTGCTTTGGGGCGCTCCGTGAATCGGACCGGTTCTGGGTCCGGTTCTGACCCAATCAAGGATCCATCAgggtgtttgtttttacattttatgactgCCAGACGCGGAGCTTCAAGCGCTAAATGATCATTGCAGGTTGAGTCAgaattagagatgcaccgataAATATTCTAGATCTGATGTGCCCATCTATTCAGACTAATTCTATAATTCGTGCTCTGAACAAATGTACCCATTACCACAACAAAAGCCAACGCCTTCAGaataattttgttgtatttatgtttaggcctgtcgcgataaacaataaatcaattaattgcacgATAAATGAAAACTATCGacctaattttaatttatcggctttatcgtttcttcctgcctttttctctttctattgatgacactgaatgaaacaCGGCTCAGCTCTGGTGCTCTCCACCCACCCCTCCCCTCTCTTCCTCATTTTTTAGCGTAAGGGAGAAGTGAGCTATAGTATCAGGTAGTCGGGACGCACACCATTTTGTACTTCTGCAGCTTTAGAGCCCTTGGGGAGTTAGGAAGCTAAAGAAACACTATCTgatattggggaaaaaaactccaAATGGAGCTGGTTTCACAGCCGAACGCAACTGCAGCAGTGTGGGAGTATTTCGGATTCAAACCAAATGACCGAGGCGAACCGCGGAACCTTTGCGAGGCGGTATGTCACGTTTGTCATAAAACAGTAGCAACTAAGAGCAGCAATACAACCA includes:
- the c6h7orf25 gene encoding UPF0415 protein C7orf25 homolog isoform X3 — its product is MSLQATLRDRISSAQALLQRAEHLCPGVEGHQKLCGKLRSELRFLRRVEAGELQVKESHLHSTNLTHLTAIVDSAQDLEDVVALLHVFSYRDAAGRRRTLVVDVVADAGLTWVKAVGRKAEALHNIWQGRGQYGDKSVVRQAEDFLLASRQLPVNYRHPRVVFAFYNGLSSPMADRLRHLGVAVRGDIVAVRVEEEEEKDEEEVEEEEEKDEEEVEEEEEKDEEEVEEEEEEADPDDPEGELASGLTRVQRGTVLAHLAFPLPPPPPEECGRVNLDITTLIAYVSALSHGRCHFSFREPVLTEQAAQERRWPVLPSLDAFMAGKQLFACRAAVTDFRAILDTLGGPGEKERAQTLLARLHLVDDQPSERSRRLTPSAKVNRRSLAIFGTGDFLRAVTMTANSCFVRAAANQGVRYSVFIHQPRALTEGKEWRATPI
- the LOC116721955 gene encoding E3 ubiquitin-protein ligase RNF31 isoform X3 encodes the protein MVINPSCPHVDSSGTVSVDGLRNWTPGVSNLTLLLSEMRLAFQKDTPLYARSVDQAPPPAGLSSSPSSQQPQSPAHGPAHLTEASQWEQDGVRTSYTEELKGIDFGAPPSSGGANTFLSPCPPGAPPTEPLNRMMGALRLDGGRRSEPNLRGSGDQSPAAEADLRKVSAHLSPDRAAVFMALITMTGRSFSTDDVIEAVQHNPDLPSALKFLTHTCPICRDQVSFSKIITMTHCSCFLCQSCFTSCFSVAIKERAVHQLTCPQCGQPEIRSQGALEESMDYFNLLDTQIRHFLPPDIHELFQRKLRDRALQEMPRFCWCAHCSFGMLHESDLLRMDCPSCRKSTCSQCRSPWSPHHQGLSCAEFKAWQQQTQQDRDSSMWVYKTIECPSCQFVFSLSKGGCLHFTCSQCRHQFCGGCSQRFALGPACSFSALCASRGLHAHHPRDCLYHLRDWSVARLHRLLQHYRVSPSWLEPSSGSLAQCCQTVACFVPELRDDSGMTKEEPCGRPAPYGGYCQAHYKERLVEQINRCGADPAVLFSPAEVIAELRRWSVVVPTRKPEEPELLYAHRLRLVLTNCLPLMKQRSTPSVTSAEAPPTPPVHSQRPNQSDDV
- the LOC116721955 gene encoding E3 ubiquitin-protein ligase RNF31 isoform X1; amino-acid sequence: MPLVGPEAEQHALTECRYRYPTETLKDLQSVRARFRDLRLFVDFYCFPNKETRKLLHLSGTLPVLYQGSAYNIPVCVWLHETHPLSHPRCVVCPSVAMVINPSCPHVDSSGTVSVDGLRNWTPGVSNLTLLLSEMRLAFQKDTPLYARSVDQAPPPAGLSSSPSSQQPQSPAHGPAHLTEASQWEQDGVRTSYTEELKGIDFGAPPSSGGANTFLSPCPPGAPPTEPLNRMMGALRLDGGRRSEPNLRGSGDQSPAAEADLRKVSAHLSPDRAAVFMALITMTGRSFSTDDVIEAVQHNPDLPSALKFLTHTCPICRDQVSFSKIITMTHCSCFLCQSCFTSCFSVAIKERAVHQLTCPQCGQPEIRSQGALEESMDYFNLLDTQIRHFLPPDIHELFQRKLRDRALQEMPRFCWCAHCSFGMLHESDLLRMDCPSCRKSTCSQCRSPWSPHHQGLSCAEFKAWQQQTQQDRDSSMWVYKTIECPSCQFVFSLSKGGCLHFTCSQCRHQFCGGCSQRFALGPACSFSALCASRGLHAHHPRDCLYHLRDWSVARLHRLLQHYRVSPSWLEPSSGSLAQCCQTVACFVPELRDDSGMTKEEPCGRPAPYGGYCQAHYKERLVEQINRCGADPAVLFSPAEVIAELRRWSVVVPTRKPEEPELLYAHRLRLVLTNCLPLMKQRSTPSVTSAEAPPTPPVHSQRPNQSDDV
- the c6h7orf25 gene encoding UPF0415 protein C7orf25 homolog isoform X2 gives rise to the protein MTGAEPLCSFWTGTRPAWPLSGCRCDAADMSLQATLRDRISSAQALLQRAEHLCPGVEGHQKLCGKLRSELRFLRRVEAGELQVKESHLHSTNLTHLTAIVDSAQDLEDVVALLHVFSYRDAAGRRRTLVVDVVADAGLTWVKAVGRKAEALHNIWQGRGQYGDKSVVRQAEDFLLASRQLPVNYRHPRVVFAFYNGLSSPMADRLRHLGVAVRGDIVAVRVEEEEEEEEKDEEEVEEEEEEADPDDPEGELASGLTRVQRGTVLAHLAFPLPPPPPEECGRVNLDITTLIAYVSALSHGRCHFSFREPVLTEQAAQERRWPVLPSLDAFMAGKQLFACRAAVTDFRAILDTLGGPGEKERAQTLLARLHLVDDQPSERSRRLTPSAKVNRRSLAIFGTGDFLRAVTMTANSCFVRAAANQGVRYSVFIHQPRALTEGKEWRATPI
- the c6h7orf25 gene encoding UPF0415 protein C7orf25 homolog isoform X1 translates to MTGAEPLCSFWTGTRPAWPLSGCRCDAADMSLQATLRDRISSAQALLQRAEHLCPGVEGHQKLCGKLRSELRFLRRVEAGELQVKESHLHSTNLTHLTAIVDSAQDLEDVVALLHVFSYRDAAGRRRTLVVDVVADAGLTWVKAVGRKAEALHNIWQGRGQYGDKSVVRQAEDFLLASRQLPVNYRHPRVVFAFYNGLSSPMADRLRHLGVAVRGDIVAVRVEEEEEKDEEEVEEEEEKDEEEVEEEEEKDEEEVEEEEEEADPDDPEGELASGLTRVQRGTVLAHLAFPLPPPPPEECGRVNLDITTLIAYVSALSHGRCHFSFREPVLTEQAAQERRWPVLPSLDAFMAGKQLFACRAAVTDFRAILDTLGGPGEKERAQTLLARLHLVDDQPSERSRRLTPSAKVNRRSLAIFGTGDFLRAVTMTANSCFVRAAANQGVRYSVFIHQPRALTEGKEWRATPI
- the LOC116721955 gene encoding E3 ubiquitin-protein ligase RNF31 isoform X2, yielding MPLVGPEAEQHALTECRYRYPTETLKDLQSVRARFRDLRLFVDFYCFPNKETRKLLHLSGTLPVLYQGSAYNIPVCVWLHETHPLSHPRCVVCPSVAMVINPSCPHVDSSGTVSVDGLRNWTPGVSNLTLLLSEMRLAFQKDTPLYARSVDQAPPPAGLSSSPSSQQPQSPAHGPAHLTEASQWEQDGVRTSYTEELKGIDFGAPPSSGGANTFLSPCPPGAPPTEPLNRMMGALRLDGGRRSEPNLRGSGDQSPAAEADLRKVSAHLSPDRAAVFMALITMTGRSFSTDDVIEAVQHNPDLPSALKFLTHTCPICRDQVSFSKIITMTHCSCFLCQSCFTSCFSVAIKERAVHQLTCPQCGQPEIRSQGALEESMDYFNLLDTQIRHFLPPDIHELFQRKLRDRALQEMPRFCWCAHWSPHHQGLSCAEFKAWQQQTQQDRDSSMWVYKTIECPSCQFVFSLSKGGCLHFTCSQCRHQFCGGCSQRFALGPACSFSALCASRGLHAHHPRDCLYHLRDWSVARLHRLLQHYRVSPSWLEPSSGSLAQCCQTVACFVPELRDDSGMTKEEPCGRPAPYGGYCQAHYKERLVEQINRCGADPAVLFSPAEVIAELRRWSVVVPTRKPEEPELLYAHRLRLVLTNCLPLMKQRSTPSVTSAEAPPTPPVHSQRPNQSDDV